Part of the Cohnella candidum genome, CGGTTGCGGCCTTCCGGCGACAACTCGTGGATCTGCTTCTCGTAGCCGACCCATACGCCGAGCGTGACGTCCGGAGTGAAGCCTTCGAACCACACGTCCCCGTAATTTTGCGTCGTGCCCGTTTTGCCGGCGATCGGGATTTTGCCGTAGTTTTTGAAATTGGCCTTCACCAGCGCGCCGCTGCCGTTCGAGACCACGGTCTTCAGCATATCCGTCATGATGTAAGCCGACTGTTCGCTGACGATCCGCTTCGGTTCGGACTTGTGCGCGTAGACGGGCTGTCCGTCCGAAGTCGTGATGCTCTCGATCAAATAAGCGTCGTTGAACACGCCTTTATTCGCGATGGTCCCGTAGGCGTTGGTAAGCTCCTCGACGGAGACGCCGTAGCTGAGACCGCCGATAACCCCGGTTTGCGCATGGTTGTCGATCTCGGTCAGCGTCGTAATGCCCATCGACTTGGCGAACTTCCAAGCTTCGGGGATCGTCACCTTGTCCAGGAAGATCTTCAGGGCTGGCAGGTTCAGCGATTGGTTGAGCGCGTATCGCGCGGTAACGAGGCCCGCGTATTTGTTGTTGACGTTTTTCGGAATATGCTTGGAGCTTCCGCGGTCGTTCAGAATGATCGGTGCGTCGTCGATGACGGAAGCGGGCGAAATGAGCCCTTTATCGATCGCCGGCAAATAAGCGGCGATCGGCTTCATGGCGGAGCCTGGCTGGCGCGTCATCTGGGTAGCGAAGTTCATCTGCTCCAGATGGAAATCGCGTCCTTCGATCATCCCGAGTATCGCGCCGGTTTTGTGGTCCAGCATGACGGCCGCGGTCTGCTCGACGCCCTTCACCTTGTTGTCGGGCGAGAAGTTTTTCGGATCCTCGGCGATGTCGTGCATCAGATCGTAAATTTTCTTGTCGATCGTGGTGGTGATTTTGTAGCCGCCGCGCAGCAGCTGCTGGCGCGCATCTTCGACGAGCGAGGCGTTTTCTTTTTTCTTCAGGTCCGCCTGCGTCAAATTCGGGTTTTGCGCGAGCACGAACTGCTCCGAAGCTTGGCGTTCGACTTCCAGCATCAAGTAAGGATACGTGTTGTAAGCCTTTTCGACCGGCTTCGCCAAAGATCCGTAAATATCGAAATCGAGCGCTTCCTGGTACTCGGCTTGGGTGATTTTGTTTTCCTCCAGCATCCGGCGAAGCACGAGCTTCTGCCGTTCCATGGCCCGCTTGAAGTTCGTTTCCCTGAATTCTCCTTTGCTGGAGAAGGCGGAATACAGCGAAGGCAGCTGTGGAACGCCGGCCAGGTAGGCCGCTTGGGCGATATTCAGCTTATTCAGGTCGTCGACTCCGAAAATGCCTTTGGCGGCGGCCTTGATTCCATACAGGTTATAACCGGAAGAGCCGTTGCCGTACGGGATTTTGTTGAGGTAGGCGGTAATGATTTCTTCCTTGCTCAGAAAACGCTCCAGCCGAAGCGACAGGAAAATTTCCTTCGCCTTGCGGCTCTGCGTCTGGTCCAGGCTCAGGAACACGCGGCGGGCCACCTGCTGGGTGATCGTGCTGCCCCCGGTCTGGACGCTTTCGTTCAGCAGTTGCTGTTTTACCGCCCGCAGCAGGCCGTTCGTATCGATGCCGACGTGCTGGAAAAAGTTTTTGTCCTCGATCGAAACGACGGCGTCGAGGATCGGTTTGGGGATTTCGTCGTATGTAATGGGCCGGCGGTCTTCTTCGGTGCGAAGCTGGCCGACGAGCGAGCCGTCGCGGAAATATACGAAACCGGTCTGGGCGTTTTCGCTGATTTTCTCCTCGATCAATTGACGGCTGCGGATGGGATCGTCTTTGACGAGCGAAGCCACGTAGCCTGCGACCGCGCCGGCGGCAGTCAGCCCGGCAAGGACGCCGAACAGCACCAGCCACAGGAACGTAAAGCCGGCGATTTTGCCCGCGACGATGAAACCTTGGCCTTTACGCCTAGGCGGGGACGGATTTTGCGCGGGTTGTTTCGATTGATCCATGATGAGGCCTCCTTAAGCAATCAGAAATAATTATAGCACATAATGGTTATCGTTGACTTCCACCAAAAGTCGGCCCGTCGCGGTTGTTGACACGTCGAGTCGAACATGATATAACGTGTATCAACACATGCAAACCAAGCGACGATGGGAAACCAGTAGCGTTCGGAATCCACGTTCCAGAGAACCGGCGGTCGGTGCAAGCCGGTACGTGAACGGACGCGAATTACGTCCCGGAGCTTCTTCGTCCGAAACCGCCCGACGGCGGAAGGAGAAGACGGCAATCGGCCGATATCCGATACGAGTGGAACGGACGGCGCTTTCGGCCGGCGTTCAACAAGGGTGGTACCGCGATCATTCGCCCCTGCTTCGGCAGGGGCATTTTTATTTTCAAGCAAGGTTCCAAAATCCGAATGAGGTGATGAGAATGTCGACTACGCTCAAAAACGTGACTCCGCAAGATATCCTGGACGATTTGGAATACCGGGGATTGGTTTACCAGGTCGCGAACCGCGACAACTTGAGCAAAAAACTGAGCTCCGAGCGCGTCGTGCTCTACTGCGGCTTCGACCCGACCGCCGACAGCCTGCATATCGGCAGCTTGCTGCCCATCCTGACGCTCCGCCGGTTCCAGAACGGCGGCCATGTCCCGATCGCGCTCGTCGGGGGAGGCACCGGCCTCATCGGCGACCCGAGCGGCCGCTCGACCGAACGTTCGCTGAACGGACCGGAAACCGTCGCCGCTTGGACCGACAGCCTGAAACGCCAGCTGTCCCGGTTCCTCGA contains:
- a CDS encoding penicillin-binding protein 1A; the protein is MDQSKQPAQNPSPPRRKGQGFIVAGKIAGFTFLWLVLFGVLAGLTAAGAVAGYVASLVKDDPIRSRQLIEEKISENAQTGFVYFRDGSLVGQLRTEEDRRPITYDEIPKPILDAVVSIEDKNFFQHVGIDTNGLLRAVKQQLLNESVQTGGSTITQQVARRVFLSLDQTQSRKAKEIFLSLRLERFLSKEEIITAYLNKIPYGNGSSGYNLYGIKAAAKGIFGVDDLNKLNIAQAAYLAGVPQLPSLYSAFSSKGEFRETNFKRAMERQKLVLRRMLEENKITQAEYQEALDFDIYGSLAKPVEKAYNTYPYLMLEVERQASEQFVLAQNPNLTQADLKKKENASLVEDARQQLLRGGYKITTTIDKKIYDLMHDIAEDPKNFSPDNKVKGVEQTAAVMLDHKTGAILGMIEGRDFHLEQMNFATQMTRQPGSAMKPIAAYLPAIDKGLISPASVIDDAPIILNDRGSSKHIPKNVNNKYAGLVTARYALNQSLNLPALKIFLDKVTIPEAWKFAKSMGITTLTEIDNHAQTGVIGGLSYGVSVEELTNAYGTIANKGVFNDAYLIESITTSDGQPVYAHKSEPKRIVSEQSAYIMTDMLKTVVSNGSGALVKANFKNYGKIPIAGKTGTTQNYGDVWFEGFTPDVTLGVWVGYEKQIHELSPEGRNRAKLIWSKVMNTITDAKPDMFKTKEFAKPDGIVSMTVSSVSGKLPTELTKEAGKLVTDIFNRKFIPTEEDDALVKMKYISYNGVNYVPLPETPEDMLREAVMVKRERPLDVLMEEIKAALGKTTNAKPLSFYLPADAANSAPGKPDPRVDDGKAPPAPSEVSAETVGTTVQVSFAPVATEDVVGYRLYRSSDGTNYQKVENSILTGEPARFVNTGAGGAVYSYYVTAVDVSGNESPRSSVVSTDGSVTGSDPNFPSPGDGVGQNSDDPGSILDPGSGDNGSGGSGGASVPSAPTGLKAEASDIGVTLTWQENSPDEGVTSYQVWFAANERGKYKLLGTSEKNRFEYVSPLSNGWYRISAINGNGESNPSATVQAKTGG